The DNA window CGGTTAACGTTCGGGAGTGCGCATCATCTCGGTAAATGTCGGCGTTGCGATCGCGGCTGAGTGGGCGGGGAGGCTGCGGCGGACCGCCATCGACAAGCAGCCCGCCGGGGACCGCGTCCCGGTGCGTCCCGAAGGGCTCGCGGGCGACGAGCGCGCCGACCTGAAGCACCACGGCTCCTCCGACCAGGCGGTCTACGCCTACGCCAGGGAGGACTACGACTGGTGGCAGGAGCGGCTCGGGCGTGACCTGCGGAACGGGCGTTTCGGCGAGAACCTCACCACGTCCGGGGTGGACGTCAACGGGGCCGTCATCGGCGAGCGGTGGCGGATCGGCGGCACCCTGCTGGAGGTGACCGGGCCCCGGACGCCGTGCGTGGTGTTCCGCAACTGGATGGACGAGCCGGGATGGGTCAAGCGGTTCACCGAGGCGGGGCGGCCGGGGGCGTACCTGCGGGTGGTCGAGACCGGGGACGTGGGGGCGGGCGACGACGTGCGGATCGTCGCGCGGCCTGAGCACGGGGTGACGGTCTCCGACTGGTTCCTGGCCCGCCACGGGGACGAGGACGCGCTGCGGCGCGTGCTGACGTTGCCGGGCCACGACCCGCGCCGGGACGAACGGGTGGCGAGGTCCCCGAGGGAGCCGGTCCGGAGCGCGGGGCAGGACGAGCCCGCGGCGGCTCCGGCCGGCTGAGTCCCGCCGGGGCGGTCAGCGCAGGACCGAGTACAGCGCCGACGTCAGGGAGGCGCGGACGTCGTCCTGGTCGATCGACCACATCATCGAGCCGCCCAGCCCCTTGAGCCGGATGTACGCCGCCTTCTGCACCAGCACCGCCGGATCGTCGTACGACCAGAACTCGTTGCCGTCGTACAGCCACATCGCCCCGGTCAGCAGGTCCCGGTAGCGCTTGCCGGGCTTGTTCACCAGGTCCTTGTAGTCCTCGTTGCCCGCGGCCCACTTGCCGGGCGCGGGGCCGGTGGCGGGCTGGTAGAGGCCGTCGCCGCCGCCGGTCACGCCGGTCCAGCCCTGGCCGTAGGCGGGCACGCCGATCACGAGCTTGCGCGCGGGCGCGCCGCGCGAGACGTAGTCGCGCACGGTCTGGTCGACGCTGTACCTCACGGGGTTCGGGTCGCGGCGGTCGGTGAGGAGGTTGCCGTTGTGGCCGGTCCTGGGCTCCCAGGTGCCGTGCAGGTCGTAGCCCTGGACGGTGGCGAAGTCGAGCTGCCTGAAGACGCGGCGCACCTCGTACCCGGCGTCGATCTTGGCGGCGGCGGCCGGCAGGAAGGCGGTGAGCTCGGCGTCGCGGGCGTACCCGTCGAGCTGCGCGCGCAGCTCCTCGACGAACAGCGTGAAGTTCCGCTTGTCCTCGGGCTGGATGACGTTGCCCTCGGCGCCGGCCGAGCCGGGCCACTCCCAGTCGAGGTCGATGCCGTCGAAGACGCCGGCGCCGGCGCCCGGCTCCAGCCCCGGCAGGTCGCCGCGCAGCCACAGGTCGACGCAGGACCGGGCCAGCCTGGCGCGCGAGCCGGGGGTGAGCACGGCGTCGGAGAAGTACTTGGACCCGGTCCAGCCGCCGAGCGAGATCAGCACCTTGAGCCCGGGGTGCTTGGCCTTGAGCTTGCGGAGCTGGTTGAGGTTGCCGTTGAGCGCCTGGCCGGGCGCGTCGGCCACGCCGTCCACGCTCTGCTCGGCCGGCACCGGCCGCTGCCAGTCGGCCCACGGGTCGGCCGAGTAGCAGGAGCCCGCGGCGTCGACGAAGCCGAAGGCGTAGTTGAGGTGGGTGAGCTTGGCGGCGGCGCCGCTGACGTCCACGTCCCTGACGTGGTAGTTCCGGCCGTAGACACCCCATTGGATGAAGTACGCGACCCGCTTGAAGCCGCTGCGGGTCTGGGCCTCGGCGGGCACGGAGATCGCCGAGAGGCCCAGTAAGAGCGAGAGCGTGAGCGTGATCAGGGTCTTCTTCTGCACCGGGCGGCTCCTGAGAGACCTCAACTTATAAGAAACTTTCCTATAAGTAAGTTGAGGTGATGGTAAGGCTCCCGCACCAGGCCGTCAACGATCCCGGAGGCGGCTCGGTTACGGACCACTGCCCGGCGACCGGCAGACTGGAAGGGTGCCATCCACCCTTCCCGACGGCGACCCCGCGCCCACCACGGGCGAGCTGCCCGACAGCGCCCTGCGCGGTCTCGGCGAGCGGCCGTTCGGCTTCTACGTCCACGTGCCGTTCTGCGTGACCCGCTGCGGCTACTGCGACTTCAACACCTACACCGCCGCCGAGCTCGGCCCGGGCGCCTCCCAGCGCGACTACGCCGACACGGTCGTGGAGGAGGTGCGCCTCGCCCGGCGCGTCCTGGGCGAGCGCGAGCTGCCGGTGGACACCGTGTTCTTCGGCGGCGGCACCCCCACCCTGCTGCCGCCCGAGGATCTGGCGCGCGTCCTCGCGGCGATCGACTCCGAGTTCGGGCTGCGGCCAGGGGCCGAGGTCACCACGGAGGCCAACCCCGAGTCCGTCGACCCTCCGGCGCTGGAGAAGCTGCGCCACGGCGGGTTCAACCGCATCAGCTTCGGCATGCAGAGCGCGCGCGAGCACGTGCTGCGCGTGCTCGACCGCAAGCACACGCCCGGACGGCCGGCGGCCGCCGTGCGTGAGGCCAGGCAGGCCGGGTTCGAGCACGTCAACCTCGACCTCATCTACAGCACGCCGGGCGAGTCCGACGACGACTGGCGGGCCTCGCTCGCCGCCGCGATCGAGGCCGGGCCCGACCACGTGTCGGCCTACTCCCTCATCGTCGAGGAGGGCACCAGGCTCGCCGCCCGCATCCGGCGCGGCGAACTGCCCGTGCCCGACGACGACGTGGCCGCCGACCGCTACCTCATCGCCGACGAGATGCTGGCCGAGGCCGGATTCCACTGGTACGAGGTGTCCAACTGGGCGGCCTCCGAGCAGGCCCGCTGCCGCCACAACCTGCTCTACTGGACCGGCGGCGACTGGTGGGCGGCCGGCCCCGGCGCGCACAGCCACGTGGGCGGCACCCGATGGTGGAACGTCAAGCACCCCGCCGCCTACGCCCAGCGCCTGGCCGCCGGCGTCTCGCCCGCCCACTCCCGCGAGGTCTTGGGCGCGGACGACCGCGCCGCCGAACGCCTCATGCTGGAGCTGCGCCTGGTCACCGGCTACCCCCTCGGCGACGTGGCGCCGGCGGCGCGCCCGGTGGTGGCGGACGCGCTGGCGCGGGGGCTGCTGGAGCCCGAGCCGTTCAAGGCCGGGCTGATGGTGCTCACGCTGAGGGGGCGGCTGCTGGCCGACGCCCTCGTCCGCGACCTGCTGGTCTAGGTGATCATCCGGATGGAGAGCGGGTAGCGGTACCGCTGGCCCTTGTTCGTGGCCACGGCCGCCTGGATGTGGAAGATCAGCGACAGCACCCAGATCACCGGGAGCAGCAGGACGCCGATGAACACCAGCGACAGGACGGCCGCCACGACATAGCCGATGAACATCGTGATCTGGAAGTTCAGCGCCTCCGCCGCCTGGTCGCGGACGTAGGGGGACTGGTCGCGCTTCATCAGGTAGATGATCAGCGGGCCGATCCAGGAGGCGAGCAGGCCGAGGAGGTGCGCCAGCATCGCCATAGTGGTGTCGTCGCTGCCGGGGCGGGGGCCGAACCTGCCCGGCACGTACGGCTCGCCGGGCGCCTGCGCGTGACCGTAGCCGGGCGGGGGCTGCTGGGGGTAACCGTAGCCGGGTTGCTGCCCGTAGCCGTAGCCCGGCTGCTGGCCGTACCCGTAGCCGGGCGGCGGTGGGGGTGGGGGCTGCTGCC is part of the Nonomuraea coxensis DSM 45129 genome and encodes:
- the hemW gene encoding radical SAM family heme chaperone HemW is translated as MPSTLPDGDPAPTTGELPDSALRGLGERPFGFYVHVPFCVTRCGYCDFNTYTAAELGPGASQRDYADTVVEEVRLARRVLGERELPVDTVFFGGGTPTLLPPEDLARVLAAIDSEFGLRPGAEVTTEANPESVDPPALEKLRHGGFNRISFGMQSAREHVLRVLDRKHTPGRPAAAVREARQAGFEHVNLDLIYSTPGESDDDWRASLAAAIEAGPDHVSAYSLIVEEGTRLAARIRRGELPVPDDDVAADRYLIADEMLAEAGFHWYEVSNWAASEQARCRHNLLYWTGGDWWAAGPGAHSHVGGTRWWNVKHPAAYAQRLAAGVSPAHSREVLGADDRAAERLMLELRLVTGYPLGDVAPAARPVVADALARGLLEPEPFKAGLMVLTLRGRLLADALVRDLLV
- a CDS encoding DUF4870 domain-containing protein yields the protein MMSQDPHTSPPDDDATRYVPPSAVPPGQGSGPQQPGYGQQPQYGYGQQPPSQPQYGYGQQPPSQPAYGQQPPPPPPPGYGYGQQPGYGYGQQPGYGYPQQPPPGYGHAQAPGEPYVPGRFGPRPGSDDTTMAMLAHLLGLLASWIGPLIIYLMKRDQSPYVRDQAAEALNFQITMFIGYVVAAVLSLVFIGVLLLPVIWVLSLIFHIQAAVATNKGQRYRYPLSIRMIT
- a CDS encoding MOSC domain-containing protein, producing the protein MRIISVNVGVAIAAEWAGRLRRTAIDKQPAGDRVPVRPEGLAGDERADLKHHGSSDQAVYAYAREDYDWWQERLGRDLRNGRFGENLTTSGVDVNGAVIGERWRIGGTLLEVTGPRTPCVVFRNWMDEPGWVKRFTEAGRPGAYLRVVETGDVGAGDDVRIVARPEHGVTVSDWFLARHGDEDALRRVLTLPGHDPRRDERVARSPREPVRSAGQDEPAAAPAG
- a CDS encoding glycoside hydrolase family 18 protein, with the protein product MQKKTLITLTLSLLLGLSAISVPAEAQTRSGFKRVAYFIQWGVYGRNYHVRDVDVSGAAAKLTHLNYAFGFVDAAGSCYSADPWADWQRPVPAEQSVDGVADAPGQALNGNLNQLRKLKAKHPGLKVLISLGGWTGSKYFSDAVLTPGSRARLARSCVDLWLRGDLPGLEPGAGAGVFDGIDLDWEWPGSAGAEGNVIQPEDKRNFTLFVEELRAQLDGYARDAELTAFLPAAAAKIDAGYEVRRVFRQLDFATVQGYDLHGTWEPRTGHNGNLLTDRRDPNPVRYSVDQTVRDYVSRGAPARKLVIGVPAYGQGWTGVTGGGDGLYQPATGPAPGKWAAGNEDYKDLVNKPGKRYRDLLTGAMWLYDGNEFWSYDDPAVLVQKAAYIRLKGLGGSMMWSIDQDDVRASLTSALYSVLR